TCGTTCGTCTTCGAGGAGAAAGCCCCGGCGGGAGCACAGGACGTCCGCCACGCGTACATCCTCGCGGGCGACACCCTGGCGTTCGTCATCCACGAACGGAAGGGGAAGGCCGCCGAGATCCCCTTCCACCAGACGCTCGTGCTCCAGAACCAGCTGCTCGGCTGAGCGCGCGGCGCCGACGCGCTGACCTCGCAGTGAGGGCCGGACTCCCGCCTACTAAGCTGGAGCCCGGCCCGTACTGCTCGCACCGCTCATCCGAGGAGCACCCGTGATCATTTTCTTCGAGATCCTGCTGGCGCTGGTCTGCGTCGGCGTGCTCGCCTTCACCGCTCTGGCCGTGAAGAAGCTGTACCAGGGCCAGCGCTGAAGCAGACCGGGTAGCCCGTACGGCCGCAGCAGCCGTACCGCCCGCCAGCCGTATCCACCCGCATCACTCGCCTCGCAGAGATCGCCAGAGACACCCATGATCGAGATCCCGTCCGACCTCAATCCCGACCTCGTCCCCCTCGCGTTCCTGCTCGGTACGTGGGAGGGCGCGGGCGTCTCGGACTTCCCGGGCGCCGAGAAGTGCAACTTCGGCCAGTCGGTGACGTTCAGCCATGACGGCCGGGACTTCATCGAGTACGTCTCGCACTCCTGGGTCCTCGACTCCGAGGGCAAGAAGGTCAAGCCGCTGGAGTCCGAGTCCGGCTACTGGCGTATCGACAAGGAGCGCAAGGTCGAGGTCGTGATGGTCCGCGACCAGGGCATCGTGGAGATCTGGTACGGCGAGCTCGCCGACCAGAAGCCGCAGATCGACCTGGCGACCGACGCGGTGGCGCGGACCGCCGCCTCCGGCCCGTACAGCGGTGGCAAGCGGCTGTACGGCTACGTCAAGGGCGATCTGATGTGGGTCGGCGAGAAGGCCACCCCGGAGGTGCCGCTGCGGCCCTACATGTCCGCGCACCTCAAGAAGGTGGTCACGCCCGAGCAGGTCGAGCAGTGGGCGAAGGACCTCGGGGACCTGCCGGACGACGGGATCGCCTTCTTCAGGTAGGCACACACGTTCACATGGGCGTGCCGGCCCCCGCGCCTACACTGGGGTCGTGGTGAGCACCGACTGGAAGAGCGACCTGCGGCAGCGTGGCTACCGGCTGACTCCACAGCGCCAGCTTGTACTCGAGGCTGTCGACACCCTGGAGCACGCGACACCCGACGACATCCTCGTCGAGGTGCGCAAGACGGCGTCCGGGATCAACATCTCCACGGTCTACCGGACACTGGAGCTCCTTGAGGAACTCGGCCTGGTCTCTCACGCCCATCTGGGCCACGGTGCGCCGACCTACCATCTGGCCGACCGCCATCACCATCTGCATCTGGTCTGCCGGGACTGCACCGACGTCATCGAGGCGGATGTGGAGGTCGCGGCCGACTTCACCGCGAAGCTGCTGGACACCTTCGGTTTCGACACCGACATGAAGCACTTCGCGATCTTCGGGCGGTGCCGTGACTGCGCCGCGAAGGCAGCGGCGGACGGGTCGTAGCCTCTGGCCCGGCGGTCGTAGCCCCTGGTCCGGCGGTCGTGGGCGTGGGCCGGGCCAACCGCCGTGGGCGCTGGTCCGGCCACCCGTCGTAGGCCTGGAGCCGGCCGGTCGTAGGCTTGGCCCATGCAGCGATCGATGATCAGCCCTCTGCTGTCCCTGCCGGGTGCCGTTCCCGCCGAGGGACGCGACGAAGGCGTTGCCGCACACTACGGCGATCTTTTCCGCGAGCAGCGCGCCCTCGCGGACGGCAGCGGTTTCGTGGACCTCTCGCACCGAGGAGTCGTCACCGTGTCCGGCAGTGACCGGCTCAGCTGGCTGCATCTGCTGCTCACCCAGCACATGACCGAGCTCCCCGTGGGCCAGGCGACCGAGGCGCTGATCCTGTCCGCCAACGGACACATCGAGCACGCGCTCTCCCTCGTGGACGACGGCGAGACGGTGTGGGCGCATGTCGAACCGGGCACGCAGGACGCGCTGATCGCGTATCTGGAGTCGATGAAGTTCTTCTACCGGGTGGAGGTGGCCGACCGTACGGACGAGTTCGCCGTCGTGTATCTGCCCGCCGGTTCGATCGCCGAAGTCGCCGACGGGGTCGTCGTACGCGAGACCCCGCAGGGCCGTGACCTGTTCCTGCCGAGGGGCGACCTGGAGGCGTACGCGGCGGCCAACGGCCCGGCGGCGGGTGTGCTGGCGTACGAGGCGCTGCGCGTCGAGGCCCACCGGCCGCGGCTCGGCTTCGAGACCGACCACCGGACGATCCCGCACGAGATCGGGCTGATCGGCAGCGCGGTGCACCTCCAGAAGGGCTGCTACCGGGGTCAGGAGACCGTGGCGCGCGTCCACAACCTGGGGAAGCCGCCGCGGCGGCTGGTGTTCCTGCACCTGGACGGCAGCGAGGTGCACCTACCGGGGCACGGCGCGCCGGTCCGCCTGGCAGCGGACGGTGAGGACGGGCGGCAGCTGGGCTTCGTCACGACTTCGGCTCGCCATCACGAGCTGGGTCCGATCGCGCTGGCGCTGGTCAAGCGGAACGTACCCGTGGACGCGGAGCTGCTGGCGGGGAACACGGCGGCGGCGCAGGAGACCGTCGTCGAGCCATAGGCCGTGTCGAGGAGGCGGGGAGGCGAGCAGACGGGCTCAGGCCTCCAGCAGAACGGTGAACGGACCCTGGTTCGTGAGTGAGACCCGCATGCTCGCTCCGAACCTACCGGTCTCCACCCGCGCCCCGAGCGCCCGCAGTTGCGCCACCACCTCGTCCACGAGCGGCTCGGCGACATCGCCGGGCGCGGCGGCGTTCCAGGTGGGGCGGCGGCCCTTGCGTGCGTCCCCGTAGAGAGTGAACTGCGAGATCACCAGAAGCGGCGCGGCAATGTCCGAGCAGGACTTCTCGCCCTCCAGGATCCGCACCGACCACAGCTTGCGGGCCAGCTGCGCGGCCTTCTCGGGGGTGTCGTCATGAGTGACCCCCACCAGCACACACAGCCCCTCGCCGACGATCTCGCCCACTGTCTCTCCGGCCACCACGACGCTCGCGCCGTCGACCCGCTGTACCACCGCTCGCATGAGGGCCAATCTACTGGCGGGCCCCTGTCCGGGCGTATCCACGCGTATCCGGGGCTGAACGGGTGCAGACCACCTGCGTACGAACGGCCCGGAATGGCACGATGCACGGAGTCGGTGCTTCCCTTCCGCCCTCCGGGCCAGGGAGACCCCATGCACCGGTCGAGGGGATCAGGCAATGAGCACATCTGGCGCCGGGCAGTCGTCCGGCCCCGTTACGAGCGCGGTGCGACCGCCCTTGCAGCGCACCGCCGACACACTTCCCGAGCCGAAGGCGCCCGAGCTCGGCGCTCTCGGGCTGCCGGAGCTGAGAGCGCTGCGCCGTGATTCACAGCGCGACGAGGCGGATCTGAGCTACGTACGGCGTCTGCTGCACGGCCGTATCGACATCCTGCGGGCGGAACTGGCCCGGCGCAGTGAGGTCCCGGTGGCCGCCCCGGCCGATCCGGACTCGCTGGCGGACCGCGGCCCGGGTGCGGGTTCGCCCTCGGGTCCGGAAGCGGGCCCCGGGCATGCGGGCCCGGACGCTGCCGTCGTGGACCGGCTCTCGGCGATCCTCGCCGACCCGCCGTCCCGGCGGGGCAACTCGGCCCGGCATATGACGATGTCCGCCCCGCGCGGAGAGGCGTACGGGAAGCTCGCCGCAACGATGCTGGCCGAGGTGGAGCTGTCCGACCTGGACGCTCGTACGGACGAGGAACTGCACTCCGCGATGGACCGTCTCGCGGGGTACGAGCAGCAGGTGTCACGGCAACGGGTGGAACTCCAGCGGACCGTGGACGAGTGCAGTGCCGAGATCGCCCGTAGATACCGTGAAGGGGAAGCGCAGGTGGACGACCTCCTCCTCTGAGGCCCGCGGCCAGGCTCACCGCCGCCGGACGGAATCGGCGGCCGCGGCGACTCCCGTGGGTGGCCGCCCGCGAGCCCCGGCGTTCCGTACACCCTGGCCGCGGTGCGAGCCGGTCTCGGACCGTTTCCGTCCGCATTCCGCTCAGATACGGAGCGCGGGCGGGAACCCGGTCCAGCGGAGCTCCGCCGGAAGATGCCGCATGTCGTTGGAGAACACCACGGACGCGGGCCGGTCGGGTGCGTAACGGATCACCGTCAGGGCGGCGTTGGCGAAATTCAGGCCCAGCCAGCGCCAGCGGGGCGCGTCGAGGGCAGCCCGGACGAGCCAGCCGATCAGGAAGTTGTGGGTGACCACCAGTTCATGGCGGGGTTCGTCCCCTTCGACGGGCCCGGTGAACCTGTCGAGCGCGGCCTGAGCCAGCGCGGGCCCCTGCTCCCGCTCCCGTGCGGGGAACCGCGCGATGAAGTCGAGCACGCTGTCCGCGTACGCGGCGGACGGCTGGTCCGGGAGCTCGTCGCGCCCGGGGACGTAGGGGATGTAGTCCCCTGCAGGTTCGCACGCCTGCAGGGGCACCCCGGAGAGCCGCTCGGCCATCAACCGGGCTGTCTGCGCCGCCCTCGGCAGCGGCCCGTGGTGGATCGCCGAGACGGGGGTGTCCTGGAGCCGCTCGCCGAGTAGTTGGGCCTGGCGCCGGCCGTTCTCCGTCAGTTCGCTCTCGTCGGCGGACGCCTCACCGTGCCGGGCAAGGTAGAGATACCGGGTGGCGGTGTTCGCCATGGGAGGCCTCCTGGTATTGCTCAAGATCGTTCTGATGGCACGTCGGGAGGGACGCGGCGCCGCCCGGACTGGTTCCCCGGCCGTCCTGTGGCGCCTCGCCCCCGTGACACCGCGACGAGCCCGCTCAGTCCAGCCAGATGAGCATGCCGTCACCCGCCCGGGCTGCCGCTTCGAAGAACGGCACCAGAGCCTCGTAGTGTTCGCGCACCCAGTCCAGGGACTCGCCCCGCTCCCAGACGATGACCGGGTAGGTGTCCGCCGCCGCGAGCTCCGCCGGGTCGACACCTGCGACGAGTTCGCTCCCGCTGATCCGTATGAGTCCTGCAGCCGCCACCTTCACCCGCTCGGGTGTGAGGTAGCGCGGCGGACCGTAGCCCCAGTCGTCGGCCCCCGGTATCTCGTCCTCGCCGTGGACGACATCGACGGGGAGCCCCGTCCGGCGGAGCAGAAAGCCGAGGGCGTCCCACGCCTTGTCGGTGTCGAGGCAGCGCGCCTCGCCGGTCTTCACATCAGGATCGCCCCCGTCGAGCTCCGCTTCCACCAAGTCGTTGACGAAGCCCAGTGCCCACTCGGGGTCACGGATGACCCGCTGGAGTTCGGCCGGGCTGACTCGTGCGTACTCTCCGATCATGCTCATGTGTTCGATCGTAGGAGTGGCCACTGACAAGGCCGTCGCCGAACCCCGAAAGGGTCACTCGGTCATGGCGTCGCCCAGGCCTCTCCACCGCAACTGCGGGCCACGATGTCGGCGAAGGCCCGGGCGAGCGGACTGAGCGCGTCCCAGCGGCGTACCGCCCAGCCGACCGACAGTGGGGGCAGATCGGGGATGGGGACGAGACGGAGCGCCCCGTCGCCGGGAGCCCGGCCGGTGCCCTGCCCCGGAACCCGCCAGCCGGGCATGACCGGTACCACGGCGTGCCCGAGGCCGAGTTCGGCCAGCAGGAGGGCGGTGTCCCAGTCGGCGACGCTGGTGTCGGAGCTGCTCCGCACCCCGAGCTCGGCGAGCGCCGTGTCGAGGTGGGCGCCCGAGGTGGAGTTCCGGGGCAGGCGGATCAGGCTGATGCCGCTGAGATCCGCCGTGCCGATCCGCGCCCGGGCGGCGAGGGGGTCGTCCGCCCTGATGGCCAGCACCCAGGGCAGGTCCACGACGGGTCGCTGCTCGATGCTGGGGGTGCCCCCGGCCGAAGTCCGGGGAGGTGCACCGCCCCTGATGGTGACCCAGGCCAGATCCAGGTTGCCTGAGGTGAGTGCGTCGAAGCAGTTGCGGCTGGATGTCTCCGTCCGGAACTCCAGGCTGACCTTCGGGTAGCGCCGCCGGAAGGTGACTATGGCATCGGACATGAAGTGCCGCACGGTCGTGCCGCCCGTGGTGACGCGCACGGAGCCGCAGTCGCCGTTGGCCAGGTCCACGAGGCGGTGCATGGCCTGGTCCAGGCCGTCGATGCTGTTCGACGCGGCGTCGAGCAGGACATGCCCGGCGTGGGTGGGTACGACACCGCGTGGCTGACGCTCCAGGAGGCTCATACCGGCCTCCCGCTCCAGCCGCTTCACGCGCTGGCTCACCGCCGACTGGGTGCAGTCGAGTTCACGTGCGACTGCGCTGAGGCTTCCGGCCCTGCACACGGCCACGAAGACGCGTAGATCGTCCAGAGTCATGAGCTCCAAGTTACCGCTTGGACCAGCATCAAAAACCCTAGGATTGACTGGGGTTCACCGTGCAGTGACGATCAAGTGCAGGCTTCCGTCGCCGGCGCGGGAAGGATTCCGTCCCGTGCCCGCTTCCTCCGTGCCGCTCGCTCCCGCAGGTGAGGTCATCGCGCTGCTACGGATGGCGTCCCGCCGGGTGGTGCAGCCGATCAACGGACCGGAACTCGCAGGTCACGCCGGGCGCTTCGACCGGCTGGGGCACTCCCGGCGTCTGACCGGGTACTTTCGCGTGATGCGCTGACGGGGGAGATCGTCGCGAGCCAGGTACCGGAGGGCGGAGCGTGTGATCGCTTGCACCACCTCGCGGGACGCGACCCTGCTACGCGACCACGGTGCCGATGGCATCGCGCATCCGGGCGGCACACTGCCCGCCCACCTCCGCCGCGTCCGGGAGCGACTCGCCGCCCGGGGCGCCCGTCCGGCACTCCGACTCGCCGGCCTGAGTCATGCGTTCTACGGCGCCGACGGCTTTCCCGCCGCCTTGCTCCCGCTCGACCCGGCCCGTATCGACCCCCGCCTTCCGCGCGAAGTGGGGATCCGAGCATCTCGCGCCGTTCACCCGTTTCCGCCCCTTGCTGAGCAGGCCGGTTTGGTCGGTCCGCGAGGCCGTGCTCAGCGCTGATGCATAGCGGCGTCGGTGAGGATCGCCTGGAGCCGGGCCCGGCATTCGGCGACGAACGCGGGAAACTTCCCCCCGTAGTAAGCGATTCCGCTGACGCCCACCGCGACCGCCCAGGCGCGGGCGCGGGTCCAGGCGACCTCGTCAAGGCCCATGGCGTCCCAGTAGGCCTGGCGCGCCTGCGGCGGCAGATCCCATACGGTGGCGTGCTCGGCGTCCGGAAGCCCGACCGAGAGTCCGCCGAAGTCGATGACCGCGTGCAGTCTGCCACTCCTGACCAGCAGGTTGCTCGGTTTCAGGTCGCCGTGCAGCCACACCTGCCGCCCGGCGCCCGGCTCGGGGAGCGAGAGTGCGGCTCGCCACAGCCGTTCCAGCACGTCGATGTCGAGCTCGGCACCCACGATGACTCGGCAGTCGTCGAAACTCCCGCCGACCCATTCGTCGCACGGCTTCAGGCCTCCTCCGCGGTACCAGCTGAGCCCGCCGGCCCGGGCCGCCCCCATGAGGTCGACACCGTGCAGTTCCCGTACGAAGGCCGCCAGATCCGCTCCGAACGCGGCCCAGTCCCGGACGGTGTCAGGGCCCGGTTCGGCACCGTCGATCCATCGATAGACGGACCAGGGGAGCGGGAAGGCGTCAGTCGGCGCCCCGGCATGGACGGGCGAGGGAATCGAGTACGCGAGATGGGGCGCCAGGCGGGGGAGCCAGTCCTGCTCCTTCCGTAGGGACCGCCCGTTTCCGGCTGTTCGCGGCAGCCGCACCAGCAGCTCATCGCCCAGTCGGTACATGGTGTTGTCCGTCCCAGCACCCGCGCGTGACAACGGGAGCCCGGCCCACGCCGGACACTGCGCGTCCAGCAGCGACCGGATGGCGGTCTCGTCCACCGGGATCTCGTTCTCATGCAGCGTCACGCCCGGAAGTCTCGCCGTTCGACGGAAACAGAGCCAGCGGATTTGTGGCGGCCGTGCGTCACGACCGGAGGGGTGAGTGGAGTGGTGCTGCGCCCGGATGACGCACCACCCGACCCGCTGAAGGTGCGGCAGCCTTCGCCTGGCCTGCGGGGTGTCGTGGCAGGAGAGAGGCGGAGGCAGCTCTCCGTCTCGAACTCGACAGTCGTTGCCTCTGTCAGCGGCCTCCGGTGTTCACCCCCGACATCCGGCCAACTGACCTCGAACCCCTCCGGGCCCGACATCATGTCCGCAACTGTCCTTAAACATTGGGAAACCGCCAGATCATCTGGGGCGAAACCCCTCATGAGGATGAAGCTGGGACCAGGACCGGCGCATCAACCTGGTTGGACGGACGACGGATTCTGCTACTTCGGCCTGTGGATGGTGGGGATCGGTCGGGAAGCCTTCGTGTGGGCAGTGATCGATCCCGACTCTCTGGCCGACACCCCAGAGGTTCAGTGCCTGGTGGGTCGCCCTCGGGAGCTCTGGAACGACGACTGGCCGGAGTGGGAGTCTCTCGACTACGTCGCCATGGAGGCGTATGGACTACTCACCCGCGCGGATGACGACTGCGGCGATGACGCATTCTATGTAGCCGTCGAAGCCGAGGAGGGCGCTGTAGGCGGCAATCGAGGGCCGCGCGGCGAGCAGTGGGACGTGCGATGCGAAGACGAGGCGATGCGCAAACTGCCGAGACTGAGCGCGATGTTTCCCCTCCGGCCACTGGTCCGGTAGGCGCGAAAGCGCGAGGGATCAGGCCGAGGCTTCGGGGGTGTCGACAGACAGGCGATGCCACGCGTGGCCGCAACCGTCGGAGCAGAAGCGCTCTCGTCGGCGTTCGTCGGCGACGGCCAGCACCGCGATCAGTAGCCGGAGTGACTTGAGGCGCTCGTCGTGCGGGGTGAGACTGGCGATCTTCCCGAGTTGCTGGTCGATCCGCCCTCGTGCGATCAGAACTGCGGGTGTGTGGGTGGCGCGAAGTCCGGCACGAGTGGCGGCTACACAGCGTATGCGGGTTCAAGAGCCCGATCGACTACGAACGTGACTACCGAGCCACTCTCGCCGAGGGACTGGCTGCATAGATCGTCTCCACGCTGCGAGGGGATTGACACACTCACCTGGAGAGCCCCGCGCAGACACTTTTGCAAGCGGTCGCTTGCAAAAGTTAGCAATGATGTCGCAGTATCGGGGTATGGCATCACTCAACGTCGGCAATCTCGGCGAGTACCTCCGTGAGCAGCGGCGCACCGCGCAGCTGTCGCTGCGGCAGCTCGCGGAGGCCGCCGGGGTGTCGAACCCGTACCTCAGCCAGATCGAGCGCGGGCTGCGCAAGCCCAGTGCGGAGGTGCTGCAGCAGGTCGCCAAGGCGCTGCGGATCTCGGCCGAGACGCTGTACGTACGGGCCGGAATCCTGGAGGAACGGGAGCCGGACGAGCTGGAGACGCGGGCCGTCGTCCTCGCCGACCCGTCGATCAACGAGCGGCAGAAGCAGGTGCTGCTCCAGATCTACGACTCGTTCCGCAAGGAGAACGGCTTCGACGCCGATAGGGATAAGGACACCGCCGAAACCACCGATGGCGGCCTGGACAAGGCCGTGCGGGGCGGTGCCGATGGACAGCACGCAATCTGACTCCGACTTGCGATCCGGGAGGACCCCAGTCATGGCCATCGCTGATGACCTGCGTAAGACGTTCACCGACCCGACCCCCCTCTACTTCGCGGCCGGCACCGCTGATCTCGCGGTGCAGCAGGTCAAGAAGGTGCCCGGGCTGATCGAGCAGCTGAGGGCCGAGGCGCCCGTGAAGTTCGAGGCGGTGCGGGAGGCCGACCCGAAGGCCGTGCAGGCCAAGGTGGCCGCACAGGCGAAGGAGGCCCAGGCCACCGTTCAGGCCAAGGTCACCGAGGTGATCGGGAGCATCGACACCGATCTGCGGAAGCTGGGCGAGTCCGCTCAGGACCTGGCGCTGCGCAGTGTGGGTGTGGCCGCCGAGTACGCGGTGCGGGCGCGGGAGACGTACGAGAAGGTCGCCGAGCACGGCGAGCAGGCGGTGAAGTCCTGGCGCGGTGAGGCGGCCGAGGAGATCGCCGAGATCGCCATCGCCGTCGAGCCCGGCGCCGACACGCGGAAGAGCGAGGCGTCCGCGGGGTCCGCGGCCAAGGCGAACGGCAACTCGGTGAAGTCGGCGCCGGAGGCGAAGCCCGCCGCCGAGGCGCAGCCGAAGGCATCCGCTCCGGCTCCCCGCAAGGCGTCGGCCCGCAAGCCCGCCGCCAAGAAGAGCTCTCCGTCCAGCGGCTCCACCGGGAAGTGACCGGGACGTAGGCGTGGCAGCGCGGCCGGGCAGACCCGGGCGCGCTGCGCATCCGGGCACCGGGGCACGTCCCCGGTGCCCGGGGCGTTGTCCTGGCAGGCCGGGGTACGTTGGCCGCGAGGCGCTCTCCATCACTCGTTAGGCGGTGCTCAGGGATGTTGATGAACCAGTTCGACGCGTCGCTCTTCTTCTTCCTCGATATGGCGATGCTGCTGCTCGCCGTGGTCGCGCTGGGAATCGCCGCGTTCGCGCGTGAGGACGCCTACCGGGCAGCGGACAAGCAGACCAAGATGTTCTGGTTGATCCTGTTGGGTGCCACGGTCGCGGTGGACCTGCTCCTCCCGATGCTGTTCCTGCAGCTCGCGGGGTTGATCGCGTCGATCGTCTTCATGGTCGACGTACGGCCCGCGCTCCGACAGGTCTCGGGCGGCGGCCGTGGTGGTCGGCGCGGTGGCTCCAGCAGCGACGGGCCGTACGGTCCGTACAACGGCGGGCGCTGATCCGCTGGTCCCCGCGTAGCGGCTCAGCGCGCCGGGCCGCGGCCGACCGACCCCCGGCACGCGCTGGTGCCGGGGAACCGGCAGCGGGCCCAGGTGCCGGTTCCGATGGTCGGCGCGGCGCGGAACCAGGCCCGGTGGGTCAGCGCGTCAGGTCGCGGTCGCGATCCCGGTCCAGCAGCAGTACCGCCAGGTCGTCCGTCAGGTCCCCACCGTTCAGCCGCCGCACCTCGGCCACCGTGGCGTCCAGCAGCGTCTCGCCGTGCAGCCCCGCGGCCAGCCCGCGGTTGACCATCTCGACCATGCCGTCCTGACCCAGGCGTTCGCCACCTGGAGAGGTCCGGCCCTCGATGAGGCCGTCCGTGTACATCATCAGGCTCCAGGCCCCGCCGAGCTCGACCTGGCGGCGCGGCCAGCGGGCGTTCGGCAGCAGGCCGAGCGCCGGCCCGCCGTTCTCGTAGGGCAGCAGACGGGCGGCCTCGCCGCGGCGGGCGATCAGCGGAGCCGGGTGCCCGGCCAGGCACAGGCCCGCCCGGCGCCCGTCCGGGGCGATGTCGACCGTGCAGAGCGTCGCGAAGATCTCGTCGCTCTCCCGCTCGTGCTCCAGCACCTGCTGGAGGGTGGACAGCAGCTCGTCGCCGCACAGCCCCGCGAAGATCAGGGCACGCCAGGCGATCCGCAGCTCCACACCGAGCGCGGCCTCGTCCGGGCCGTGGCCGCAGACATCGCCGATCATCGCGTGCACCGTGCCGTCCGCGGTACGGACCGTGTCGTAGAAGTCACCGCCGAGCAGCGCCCTGGACCTGCCTGGCCGGTAGCGGGCTGCGAAGCGCAGGTCGGAGCCCTGGAGCAGGGGAGTGGGCAGCAGCCCACGCTCCAGTCGGGCGTTCTCCTGCGCCCTGAGTCGAGACTCGGCCAGCTTCACCTGCGCCGTGTCGGCGCGCTTGCGCTCGACGGCGTACCGGATCGCGCGGCTCAGCAGCCGCCCGTCCAGCTCGTCGCGGAGCAGGAAGTCCTGGGCTCCGACCCGTACCGCCTCGGCCGCGCGTTCGGCGTCCGCATCCGCGGTCAGCGCCAGTACGGCGTGCCGGGGGGCGAGGCGCAGCACATGGCGCAGGACCGCGAGCTCGTCCGCCGGGCCGCCGGAGTCGCCCGAGTTCCCGTTAGGGACGCGGCAGGGCAGTGCGAGGTCGACGAGGATGCAGTGCACATCGTCGGTGAGCAGCCGCTCGGCCTCGGTGAGATTGCGTGCGGTGCGGATACGGACTCGGGTTCCGGCTGAGCCCAGCAGCTCGGGAACGGTGAAGGTGCCCGCCGGGTCGTCCTCGATGACGAGCAGGGTGACGTAGCCGCCACCCTGTGTCTCGGTGGCCGGGTTCGCGGTGACGTCCGTAGCCGTGCGGTGTGCGACGGCGCAGTCCGTGGCGGTGGCGTTGGCGGACGGTACGGCGACGGGTGAGCCGGTCCGCTGGCGCGGAACGGGTGCGGGCATCGAATCGGTTTCCTTCCCTCCCCCCGGCACGGCGGGCCGACGAACGACGACCTGCCAGACGGGGACCATAGCGGTAGGGAACGGTGCAACGGAATGCCGTTCTGCGAAGCCCCGACGGCATATGCCGCTTATTGGGACGCAGTTGCCCCAATCGTGATGACGAACGTCACGCGTGTGCGGTGAGCCGGGTCACGCCAAGGCGCGTGAGCCGGCTCACGCGCGATGCAGCGGTGCTGATTCGGGGGCATCCATGGCTATTTGTCCGGACGGACGACGCCGAGGATCTTCATCGAACCGGCGCCCGCGATGGTCACGTTCCGCCCCGGCCGCGGGGCGTGCACGATCGACCCGTCGCCCAGGTACATCCCGACATGACTGGCGTCGCCGTGGTAGATGATCAGATCGCCGGGACGCATGTCCTTGATGTCGATGCGCGGCAGCAGCCGCCACTGCTCCTGCGAGGTGCGCGGGATGGCCCGCCCCGCCGCCGCCCAGGCCTGCGAGGTCAGCCCGGAGCAGTCGTACGAGTCCGGGCCCTCGTCCCCCCAGCCGTACGGCTTGCCGATCTGCGCGGTGGCGAAGGCGATGGCTTCCCGGCCCTTCGCGCTTGCGCCGCCCTTCGCCGCCTTGAGTACCCCGGACGCCAGCCAGGTCGACTGCGCCCGGTAGGCCGCCTGCTGTTCGAGTTTCAGCAGCCGCTCACGCTCCGCCTTCTCCAGCTGCGCCTCGATCTTCTCGGCGGCGGCGATCTGTTCGTTGATCTCCTTCTTGGCCTTCTCCTGCTTGACCCTGTTGGCCTCCAG
This DNA window, taken from Streptomyces sp. SCSIO 30461, encodes the following:
- a CDS encoding histidine phosphatase family protein; translation: MANTATRYLYLARHGEASADESELTENGRRQAQLLGERLQDTPVSAIHHGPLPRAAQTARLMAERLSGVPLQACEPAGDYIPYVPGRDELPDQPSAAYADSVLDFIARFPAREREQGPALAQAALDRFTGPVEGDEPRHELVVTHNFLIGWLVRAALDAPRWRWLGLNFANAALTVIRYAPDRPASVVFSNDMRHLPAELRWTGFPPALRI
- a CDS encoding folate-binding protein — protein: MISPLLSLPGAVPAEGRDEGVAAHYGDLFREQRALADGSGFVDLSHRGVVTVSGSDRLSWLHLLLTQHMTELPVGQATEALILSANGHIEHALSLVDDGETVWAHVEPGTQDALIAYLESMKFFYRVEVADRTDEFAVVYLPAGSIAEVADGVVVRETPQGRDLFLPRGDLEAYAAANGPAAGVLAYEALRVEAHRPRLGFETDHRTIPHEIGLIGSAVHLQKGCYRGQETVARVHNLGKPPRRLVFLHLDGSEVHLPGHGAPVRLAADGEDGRQLGFVTTSARHHELGPIALALVKRNVPVDAELLAGNTAAAQETVVEP
- a CDS encoding FABP family protein; translation: MIEIPSDLNPDLVPLAFLLGTWEGAGVSDFPGAEKCNFGQSVTFSHDGRDFIEYVSHSWVLDSEGKKVKPLESESGYWRIDKERKVEVVMVRDQGIVEIWYGELADQKPQIDLATDAVARTAASGPYSGGKRLYGYVKGDLMWVGEKATPEVPLRPYMSAHLKKVVTPEQVEQWAKDLGDLPDDGIAFFR
- a CDS encoding LysR family transcriptional regulator, with the translated sequence MTLDDLRVFVAVCRAGSLSAVARELDCTQSAVSQRVKRLEREAGMSLLERQPRGVVPTHAGHVLLDAASNSIDGLDQAMHRLVDLANGDCGSVRVTTGGTTVRHFMSDAIVTFRRRYPKVSLEFRTETSSRNCFDALTSGNLDLAWVTIRGGAPPRTSAGGTPSIEQRPVVDLPWVLAIRADDPLAARARIGTADLSGISLIRLPRNSTSGAHLDTALAELGVRSSSDTSVADWDTALLLAELGLGHAVVPVMPGWRVPGQGTGRAPGDGALRLVPIPDLPPLSVGWAVRRWDALSPLARAFADIVARSCGGEAWATP
- a CDS encoding aminoglycoside phosphotransferase family protein, with protein sequence MTLHENEIPVDETAIRSLLDAQCPAWAGLPLSRAGAGTDNTMYRLGDELLVRLPRTAGNGRSLRKEQDWLPRLAPHLAYSIPSPVHAGAPTDAFPLPWSVYRWIDGAEPGPDTVRDWAAFGADLAAFVRELHGVDLMGAARAGGLSWYRGGGLKPCDEWVGGSFDDCRVIVGAELDIDVLERLWRAALSLPEPGAGRQVWLHGDLKPSNLLVRSGRLHAVIDFGGLSVGLPDAEHATVWDLPPQARQAYWDAMGLDEVAWTRARAWAVAVGVSGIAYYGGKFPAFVAECRARLQAILTDAAMHQR
- a CDS encoding AmfC protein, which gives rise to MSTSGAGQSSGPVTSAVRPPLQRTADTLPEPKAPELGALGLPELRALRRDSQRDEADLSYVRRLLHGRIDILRAELARRSEVPVAAPADPDSLADRGPGAGSPSGPEAGPGHAGPDAAVVDRLSAILADPPSRRGNSARHMTMSAPRGEAYGKLAATMLAEVELSDLDARTDEELHSAMDRLAGYEQQVSRQRVELQRTVDECSAEIARRYREGEAQVDDLLL
- the dtd gene encoding D-aminoacyl-tRNA deacylase; the protein is MRAVVQRVDGASVVVAGETVGEIVGEGLCVLVGVTHDDTPEKAAQLARKLWSVRILEGEKSCSDIAAPLLVISQFTLYGDARKGRRPTWNAAAPGDVAEPLVDEVVAQLRALGARVETGRFGASMRVSLTNQGPFTVLLEA
- a CDS encoding DUF6817 domain-containing protein, coding for MIACTTSRDATLLRDHGADGIAHPGGTLPAHLRRVRERLAARGARPALRLAGLSHAFYGADGFPAALLPLDPARIDPRLPREVGIRASRAVHPFPPLAEQAGLVGPRGRAQR
- a CDS encoding YfbM family protein, translated to MSMIGEYARVSPAELQRVIRDPEWALGFVNDLVEAELDGGDPDVKTGEARCLDTDKAWDALGFLLRRTGLPVDVVHGEDEIPGADDWGYGPPRYLTPERVKVAAAGLIRISGSELVAGVDPAELAAADTYPVIVWERGESLDWVREHYEALVPFFEAAARAGDGMLIWLD
- a CDS encoding transcriptional repressor is translated as MVSTDWKSDLRQRGYRLTPQRQLVLEAVDTLEHATPDDILVEVRKTASGINISTVYRTLELLEELGLVSHAHLGHGAPTYHLADRHHHLHLVCRDCTDVIEADVEVAADFTAKLLDTFGFDTDMKHFAIFGRCRDCAAKAAADGS
- a CDS encoding DUF4240 domain-containing protein, encoding MKLGPGPAHQPGWTDDGFCYFGLWMVGIGREAFVWAVIDPDSLADTPEVQCLVGRPRELWNDDWPEWESLDYVAMEAYGLLTRADDDCGDDAFYVAVEAEEGAVGGNRGPRGEQWDVRCEDEAMRKLPRLSAMFPLRPLVR